From a region of the Phaseolus vulgaris cultivar G19833 chromosome 6, P. vulgaris v2.0, whole genome shotgun sequence genome:
- the LOC137831393 gene encoding protein DNA-DAMAGE INDUCIBLE 1, with translation MKITVMTADEQILTLDVDPQESVENVKALLEVETSVALQQQQLLFNGKEVRNSEKLSALGVKDDDLLMMVSGAGAASAASSGSTNDLSLNTDGSAVNPSAFQQHIRRDSNLMGQLFQSDPELAQAILGNDLNRLQEVLRLRHHQRDELKRQKEEELALLYADPFDVEAQKKIEAAIRQKGIDENWAAALEHNPEAFARVVMLYVDMEVNGVPLKAFVDSGAQSTIISKSCAERCGLLRLLDQRYRGIAHGVGQSEILGRIHVAPIKIGSIFYPCSFLVLDSPNMEFLFGLDMLRKHQCIIDLKESVMRVGGGEVSVPFLQEKDLPSRFLDEERASGSGGQITSGSNNPPTGGHPSGGASSDKDSEFEAKVAKLVELGFGRNAVVEALQLFNGNEEQAAGFLFGG, from the exons ATGAAGATCACTGTCATGACTGCTGATGAGCAAATTCTCACATTGGATGTGGATCCCCAAGAATCT GTGGAGAACGTCAAAGCATTGCTCGAGGTTGAG ACTAGTGTGGCTCTTCAACAACAACAGCTTCTGTTCAATGGGAAGGAGGTGAGAAATTCTGAGAAGTTGAGTGCTCTCGGTGTTAAGGATGATGATTTGCTGATGATGGTGTCTGGCGCTGGGGCCGCCTCCGCGGCTTCTAG TGGGTCTACCAATGATTTGAGTTTGAATACTGATGGTTCGGCTGTCAACCCTAGTGCTTTCCAGCAGCACATAAGACGAGATTCTAATTTGATGGGTCAGCTCTTTCAG AGTGATCCAGAGTTGGCACAAGCTATTTTAGGGAATGATCTGAATAGATTGCAAGAAGTTTTGCGATTGCGTCATCACCAAAGAGATGAATTAAAGCGTCAGAAAGAAGAAGAACTT GCTCTTCTCTATGCTGATCCTTTTGATGTTGAAGCACAAAAGAAGATTGAAGCTGCTATCCGGCAG AAAGGGATTGATGAAAATTGGGCAGCTGCATTAGAACATAATCCTGAAGCTTTTGCTAGAGTG GTTATGTTGTATGTTGATATGGAGGTTAATGGTGTCCCATTGAAG GCATTTGTTGATAGTGGAGCTCAGTCTACCATTATATCAAAAAGCTGTGCTGAGCGTTGTGG ATTGCTGAGACTTTTAGATCAGCGATACAGAGGGATTGCTCATGGAGTTGGCCAGTCAGAAATATTGGGTCGTATACATGTAGCTCCAATCAAG ATTGGGAGTATATTTTACCCATGCTCATTCTTGGTGCTGGACTCTCCCAATATGGAGTTTCTCTTTGGACTGGATATGCTCCGAAAACACCAG TGTATAATTGATTTGAAAGAAAGTGTTATGCGAGTTGGAGGAGGAGAAGTTTCTGTGCCATTTTTACAAG AGAAAGATTTACCATCTCGGTTTTTAGACGAGGAGAGAGCTTCTGGCTCTGGTGGTCAA ATTACATCAGGAAGCAATAATCCACCAACTGGAGGCCACCCTTCTG GAGGAGCTTCTAGTGACAAG GATTCTGAATTTGAAGCCAAAGTTGCAAAGCTTGTGGAGTTGGGATTTGGAAGAAATGCAGTTGTAGAAGCTCTGCAATTATTTAATGGCAATGAGGAACAGGCTGCTGGCTTTCTTTTCGGGGGATAG